The proteins below are encoded in one region of Juglans microcarpa x Juglans regia isolate MS1-56 chromosome 4D, Jm3101_v1.0, whole genome shotgun sequence:
- the LOC121261594 gene encoding bZIP transcription factor 11-like, protein MDSSSTGAASSGSSALHNSGSEGDHLQHVMDQRKRKRMLSNRESARRSRQRKQKHLDDLMAQVCQLTKENHQILTSMNMTSQVHVNIEAENSILKAQMAELSQRLESLNEIVNYLNSSTNGLFETQQDHDIQTHDDNSFMHPWSSIYLNHPAIMASADVFMY, encoded by the coding sequence ATGGATTCTTCTAGTACTGGAGCTGCTTCTTCAGGGTCCAGCGCACTTCACAACTCAGGGTCTGAGGGCGACCATCTGCAACATGTTATGGATCAAAGAAAGCGGAAAAGGATGCTGTCAAATCGTGAATCGGCGCGCCGATCAAGACAGCGCAAACAGAAGCACCTGGATGATTTGATGGCTCAGGTGTGCCAGCTCACAAAAGAGAACCATCAAATCCTCACGAGCATGAACATGACCTCTCAGGTGCACGTGAATATTGAGGCTGAGAACTCAATTCTAAAAGCTCAGATGGCTGAGCTCAGCCAGAGGCTAGAATCTCTTAACGAGATCGTCAATTATCTGAACTCCAGCACAAATGGTCTTTTTGAGACACAACAAGATCATGACATTCAGACCCATGATGATAATAGCTTCATGCACCCATGGAGTTCTATCTATCTGAACCATCCGGCCATTATGGCATCTGCAGATGTATTTATGTACTGA